The genomic interval taagaatttaattgaAATGATTTAGCCTAGCTTCAGAAATGTTAAGTAAATAAAGTCACTATAAGAattcttaaatgtttttcttagtcACCTAAATTATGTTAGCCTATGAAATTCTAGACTGGTAATTCCTGATGAAAACTGCAAGATCAAAAACCTAAAGAATTATGTTTGAATTGAATTACTTAATATAATTTTAGTAGGAGTCTGTGTCAGACTCTATACCTGATACTGGAAATAGAGATGAATGAACCATATCTTCACCTTAGAACTTGACAATCTGGTTTTACACATAACAATCACAATGAAGATTGCAGATgtgtttgttttagtcaggtttttgttgctgtgacaaaatacatgaagaaagcaacttaaaggaaagatttattttgactcactgtttcagaggtttcatgtTCAGTTGGCTTCATTGCTCTAGACCTctggtgaggcaaaacatcacaGCAGAGAAGGTATGGTGGATCAGGGCTGCTGATTTCATGGCAGCCTGAAAGCAaagaagaaggggctgggaacaagatacagtccccaagggcatgtctGTAAGGACTCACTCCCTTCTACTAGGTCCTACATCCTGGTCTCCACCACTTCCCACTAGTTCATTCacattatgaatccatcaatggattaatccattgatgaggtttaAGCTCTTATGAACCCATCATTTTCTGAAAGTCCCAACTCTGAACAGTGCTACattgggaccaagccttcagtaCATCAGCCTTTGTGGAATATTTCATATCCTcactataaaattattcattttgaatCCAAATTATTGCTGCTTGCTAATCTCAGAAGCAGACATTTATTTATAGGCAGCCTTTATTATTAAAACATCAGTTTTGACTAAACCAGTTTTATTTTGTGCTTAAACTGCTAAAATACTTTCTAAAAGTTATGTATTTACTGGAATACATGATTGGAAACTAAGAGCCTTTAATTATCACTTCATTTAGTTTCCCAAAGAGTAATGTGTATGTACTGATGGTGATAAATGGGATGATCTTATATAAAACACAAGCGTGTTTAATagttatatgtttattttagtttagaaaaaatattagcACATTATATCCATGATTTATGGAACTCATGATAagattaaaatcaattttaagattcttaaaacatcagtttaaagaaaaatattaacagtatTGGTGATACATGAAATTTGGGAAACACTAATCTAAGTCAACTGttatatagataagaaaatgaagCCCTTCTCCTTACATACAGCAATTTTGCCAAGGCATATAACTAAGGTACAGCAAGCTAGAAATAGAATTTAGTCATTCTAATGTTCATAAGTTTGTAGGTACATATGAGAAGTATATAGAAGCCtgctttttattaaaagttgAAGGAACCTCTGTCTTGATATCATATTGTACTTTTAATTTGTATTGTCCTATGGTGTACATGTggctatttatattaaaattaattaaaagtaagtaaagtttaaaattcagccaagcttggtggcacatgccttgtaATCTCAGTTACACcaaaggctgagtcaggaggatcttgaattcaaggccagcttggacaatttaccctgtctcaaaaataaaacttaaaaagaagtgTATTGGAATACaagaagctcagtggtagagtatttgtgtagcatgcatgaggctctgagtttcattccccagtaccaaaaaacaaacaagccaaaataaattcaaattagccACATTCCTAGTGCTCCTCAGTCACTTGTGGCAAATGATTCCCATATTAGACAATACAGATGTAGAGCATTGCTATTATTGAAGACAGTTCTGTTGGGCAGTGCTGCTCTAATTACTTAGGAGCATGTTTCAATTATGCTTTTAAGTTTCCCCCTTCAAAGGGATGGTACTTAGTAATTTGCTCATGCAGTGAGGTTAGTATAATCCTTACGTGAAATTGAAGGTATAGTAACAGTATGATTAAGATAATTGGTCATGGAGAATAAAGCCAGGAGGGGGAGTCTCAGATTCCTGCTAGCTCATTTTATTGAAGGAAGTGGTTTATCAATATATATTGTCTTGTATTGTAGAAgatgaagagaagaaatacaaatatattgaaAAGGAGGATGCTTTTGTAGAGATTTTTCTGACTTTCTGAATAGTTTGTTCaaattaagaataatattttattattttaaacctcttatttttaaatgctttttagtGAATGGACCTGACTTGACTCTTTGAGCACATCAGTAAACATGAGTGGTACAAAACCTGATATTTTGTGGGCGCCACATCAGGTTGATAGATTTGTTGTATGTGACTCAGAACTGAGCCTTTATCATGTGGAATCTACTGTGAATTCAGAACTCAAAGCTGGATCTTTACGTTTATCTGAAGACTCTGCAGCTACATTACTATCAATAAATTCAGATACACCCTATATGAAATGTGTTGCATGGTATCTCAACTATGATCCTGAGTGTCTCCTAGCAGTTGGACAAGCAAATGGTCGAGTTGTACTTACAAGTCTTGGTCAAGACCATAACTCAAAGTTCAAAGATTTGATAGGAAAAGAATTTGTTCCAAAGCATGCAAGACAATGCAATACCCTTGCATGGAATCCACTGGATAGTAACTGGCTTGCTGCTGGTCTAGATAAACACAGAGCTGACTTTTCAGTGCTAATATGGGATATCTGCAGCAAATATACTCCTGATATTGTTCCCATGGAAAAAGTGAGACTTTCAGCAGGTGAAACTGAAACAACATTATTAGTAACAAAACCTCTTTATGAATTAGGACAGAATGAtgcatgtctctctctctgttggcTTCCACGAGACCAGAAACTACTTCTTGCTGGTATGCATCGCAACCTAGCCATATTTGATCTTCGGAATACAAGCCAAAAGATGTTTGTAAATACAAAAGCTGTTCAGGGAGTGACAGTAGACCCATACTTCCATGATCGTGTTGCTTCCTTCTATGAAGGTCAGGTCGCAATATGGGATCTTAGAAAATTTGAGAAGCCAGTTTTGACTCTGACTGAGCAACCAAAACCCTTAACAAAAGTAGCATGGTGTCCAACTAGGACCGGTCTGCTTGCCACTTTAACAAGGGATAGTAATATTATTAGATTGTATGATATGCAGCATACACCCACTCCCATTGGAGATGAAACTGAACCTACAATAATTGAAAGAAGTGTGCAACCTTGTGACAATTATATTGCTTCCTTTGCATGGCATCCAACAAGTCAAAATCGAATGATAGTTGTAACTCCCAACCGAACAATGTCTGACTTCACTGTTTTTGAAAGGATATCTCTTGCCTGGAGCCCAATTACATCTTTAATGTGGGCTTGTGGTCGTCATTTATATGAATgtgcagaagaagaaaatgataattcTTTAGAAAAAGATATAGCAACAAAAATGCGCCTTCGGGCTTTATCAAGGTATGGACTTGATACAGAGCAAGTGTGGAGAAACCATATTTTAGCTGGAAATGAAGATCCACAGCTCAAATCACTCTGGTATACTCTGCACTATATCCTTTATATTGTGAATTTGTGAGGTAATCGGGTAGAAGGGTTCTTAAAGTTTCCTGAAAGGTCAGTCTCTAAAtatactgaatgttttctatgtAAATACAGGttacataatattaaaattatgaagcAGAATTGTGCAgaactcttgaacttgaaatgcTGCTTTGTAAATTGTGTAGGAGTAATAAAAGCATACAATACAACAGAACCATATTATTTGCATGAATGCCTATTTTGAATTGGCTCCTAATCAAatttagtttgaaatattttattatacatcaTCACTAGTATTTCCTATGCATTTAAATACTTATGAAGCAGTATACAGAAGATATGGATCAAAAATCTCCAGGCAACAAAGGATCATTGGTTTATGCAGGAATTAAATCAATAGtaaaatcatctttgggtaagaaaattccattttattttcttgaaaatgtttataATGTTTGTATGCTTATTTTGTCACCTATCATTTAGTTGAAAGTAAGTAATTATTTCAGGATTCTGTACATAAATacccttctatttttgttttctgattagaTATTTTAGTGAATTGTTAAgttaaatgcataaatatattaaCATCCAAAATCCATTTGggaggaaattttaatatttttttagttgtccattgacctttatttttcatttcattaattcatccagcaaatatttatcatgtGCTGTGCACCCAATATTATTGCAAGAATGGGAGACATAACTATGGGGTATCTCTTTATGGAGATTGAGCAAGATCAGTATCATCTCTTATCTTGAAGAGTCTATATTCTAGTTCAGAATATGGACAAGTAAACAGGCAGTTATAATATGAGGAAAACAGATTATTATAAGAAGAattctagccaggcatggtggtacacacctgtgatcccattGACTCAGAagtttgaggcaagaggatcacaggttaaAGGCCAACCTCTGCATCTCAGCAaaacccttagcaacttagcaagacattgtctcataaaataaaaaggatttagCTCAGGTGTAAAACACCAATGGGTTTAATGCCTAGcgtgaaaaagaaaaacagagaattcCTAATCTGACGGTTAGGATTAGAGGTTTCCTGGAAGAGGTAAAGGCAATAATAAGGTCCAGACAGGGAGCATCAGATGTAGTGAGCCTAGGGGAAAAAGCATGGCACAATTAATTTGGTTGGTACAGAGTATGAGGGATGAAGTGAAGAGAAGAATAGAAGGCTAGAAAGTAAGCAGTAGACTAACTCAGGAAGGACTTAGAAATTATGTTAAGGATTTAGGGATGTTTATCATTCTGCAACAGGGAAAGCAAGGAAGGATTTTAAAGGGTAGTTGCAGAGTTAGATTTGTGTTTTAGAACTTACTTTGTGTATAATGAGTTAGAAGGGGGATCAAGATCGATAGTAGGGGTGTTAGATATAAGCCAAAGTGACCAGGCAAGAAGTGATGATGTCCTTATCAAAATTAGTGGCAGAGCCTAGGGAAATATGGGTAAATAGAGAGTGGGACAAAATTTAATGGTTAATTGGATAAAGGGGatagagaagacaaaaaaaaaatcaaagatggcACATATGTATTTAGTTTGGGAAACTAGTTGATTCTGGTACCAGTTAATTAAGAtaggaggaacccagaaaaagtgggtttaagaagaaaatgtttattttagagcAAGTTGAAAATCAGGTGGCTAATTAGAGATGTCCCATGAGCAATGGGATATGAGTTCAAAGCTCATGGAAGGACTATAATCAGAGAAAATaggttagaaataaaattatatttgatggaACAGATGAAACTATTCAAGGTAATAGCAGAATGTTGTGTAATAAAGAGTTCACCAGATTTTTACCCaacttaatgaaaatattttatctgtagtccagctattcaggagactaaggcaggaggatcacaagttgctagccttggcaacttattaagaccctgtttcaaaatagaaaggactgagaatatacctcagtggtagagtgctggcctagcatgtgctaggcttTGGGTTCAGCatctaacactgaaaaaaaaaaaaaaggattcaatTCTGACCTAGATACTTTGTCTATTCAAAATTACTTCAAGATGGGTGGGGTGGCaggcatgcctctaatcccagttgcttgggaggctgagaccagaagattggaagttcaaagccagcctcagcaaaaagtgaagcactaagcaatttagtgagaccctgtctctaaataaaatacaaaatagggctgggaatgtggctcagtggttgaatgttcATGAGTTTAATCCCCGATactctcccctgcccccaaaaTTAATTCAAGCATCAAAATAGGattttagtgggttttttttaaacactaaaaTGTTCTGATAAACAGTGgaatattttattgctttgttatttcatacacacacacacacacacacatactcagaCACACACAGGAATGGCATTGTATCTGATTGCTGATTTTGAAacaaatcttaattatttttcagatatattaaaaattcttatattaaaatcatatgattattaaaaacacataagggttgaggttgtggctcagtggtgtaaTGCTTGccatgtgaagcactaggttcgatcctcagcaccatataaaaataaataagtaaaataaaaaggtattgtatccatctagaGCTAAAAactattaaggagaaaaaaaaaaatgtgagctgggtgcacacctgtaatcccagcagcttgggaagctaaacaagaggatggagagttcaaagccagcctcagcaacagcaaggcactaagcaacccaatgaaaccttgtctctaaataaaatgtaaaatagagctggggatgtggctcagtggtactccTACCCCAGGCAAAAAACACATGATGACATCATCTCTCTTAGTTGATAACCCTAATTACTTGTAGCATAGTTATCTAGGTATAAAAGGGTCTCAGtcaaaatatgtaacaatattCATGCAATTGATTTAAAGgatatgtttccattttttagCATTAAGCTCTTTGGTTTCATGTATATTGATTCCTATTTCATGACAAaatttctgtaaaagaaaaactCTTAAATTCTATTATTAAActgtaagaaaatgtttgaaaaatgttaTTCTTTGCTCACCTAttttaagttgttattttttactatttattaaataataatagccTTAAATCTCAAATTTTGGTAGTATGAAAATAAATACCTCAGAGCTTCTACCTGAAATATAGTGACTACATCCTACCCAAACAAAGTCAAAAACTTCTTTTCAAAAGTGCCCTTTTAACTCCTTGGCCTGAAATGGCAATCGtagtcagttaaaaataaaagttatttggggggctgggattgtggcttagtggtagagcacttgcctagcatatgtgaggcaatgggtttgatcctcagcacctcatataaataaatgaataaataaaggaccatcaatgtataaaagaatatttttaaaaatattaagttatttGGGACTAAGGATACAGCTCGTGATGGAACATGTATATATAGCATGCATAAGGTCTTGGGATAAGTTATGACACCCTCCAAAAAATTTTtggactagggatgtaactctGTACTCAGCATGTACAATGTCCCATGTTTGATTCCCCAAACCACCAAATAAATAGTTTCAAGCTAACTttcaaaaaatgcttttattagtgcattatagttacacataattgTGGGGTTCATTTTTGACAtcatcatacatgcatggaatataatttgctttgtttcagttcccagtactacttctttccctctcctcattTCTCCCCCAGCTACccttcctttattattttctgtttgttatttttttaaattggtgctttaaaGATATACATGAAGGTGGAGGTCACTGGCATATttctatgtgtatacatatatgttatttttacatatgtgtgtgcgtgtgtgtatattattatgtagcataatttggtcaattccattctgtagttcctccctttcctGTCTTTCCTCCTTCCCACACACCCTCCTTAATCTACTCCACTATTGGCTCTTCTCTTTTCATGGGACCCCCATCCTCCATCCCTGTTCCCTTCTCTGCACCTTCTCCCccattttgctctagcttccatatgagagaacatttgacccttgacttttggagcttggcttatttcacttagcatgatgataTTTAGTTccctccatttaccagcaaatgccataatttcattctttgtgatTGAATAAAACTCCTtggtgtacatataccacattttctttatctactcatttgTTACTAGCATCTGAActtgttccataacttggctattctACGTTGCAGTGctatatataaacattgatgtgcctgtatcactatagtatgctgattttagatctttgggatatataccaaggagtgaaaCAGCTGggtccatttctagtcttttgaggaatctccatactgccttccaaagagattgtactaatttgcagtcccaccaataatatGTAAATGAGTGTACTTTCCCCCACCTTTCTTGCCagaatttattgtttgttttcttgaagTTTGCTATTCTagtaagatgaaatttcagtatagttttgattggtatttccctaattgctaagtaggttgaacatttttttttcatatattttttggcatttgtatttcttttgagaaatgtctttttagttcttttgcccatttgttaactattttttttttcttttggcagggggttgttttttgagttctttatatattctggatattaatcccctatcaaAGGAGTAGCTGGcagagatttttctcccattctataagctCTGTCTTCactttcttatgttttctttgctgtgcagaaactttttaatttaatgccacTCCACTTATTGATTATTGGCTTATTCTTGAGCTCtagggatcttgttaaggaagtcaatgtCTGTGCCAATATTCAAAGTGTTGAGCCACTTGGATTTAATTTCTGTGCAGGAtgaaagatagggatctagtttcattcttccacaTAAGCATATTATCTGTGTTTAAGTGTTAATTGGTCATTTTCA from Urocitellus parryii isolate mUroPar1 chromosome 3, mUroPar1.hap1, whole genome shotgun sequence carries:
- the Mios gene encoding GATOR2 complex protein MIOS codes for the protein MSGTKPDILWAPHQVDRFVVCDSELSLYHVESTVNSELKAGSLRLSEDSAATLLSINSDTPYMKCVAWYLNYDPECLLAVGQANGRVVLTSLGQDHNSKFKDLIGKEFVPKHARQCNTLAWNPLDSNWLAAGLDKHRADFSVLIWDICSKYTPDIVPMEKVRLSAGETETTLLVTKPLYELGQNDACLSLCWLPRDQKLLLAGMHRNLAIFDLRNTSQKMFVNTKAVQGVTVDPYFHDRVASFYEGQVAIWDLRKFEKPVLTLTEQPKPLTKVAWCPTRTGLLATLTRDSNIIRLYDMQHTPTPIGDETEPTIIERSVQPCDNYIASFAWHPTSQNRMIVVTPNRTMSDFTVFERISLAWSPITSLMWACGRHLYECAEEENDNSLEKDIATKMRLRALSRYGLDTEQVWRNHILAGNEDPQLKSLWYTLHFMKQYTEDMDQKSPGNKGSLVYAGIKSIVKSSLGMVESSKHNWSGLDKQTDIQNLNEERILALQLCGWIKKGSDVDVGPFLNSLVQEGEWERAAAVALFNLDIRRAIQILNEGASSEKGDLNLNVVAMALSGYTDEKNSLWREMCSTLRLQLNNPYLCVMFAFLTSETGSYDGVLYENKVAVRDRVAFACKFLSDTQLNRYIEKLTNEMKEAGNLEGILLTGLTKDGVDLMESYVDRTGDVQTASYCMLQGSPLDVLKDERVQYWIENYRNLLDAWRFWHKRAEFDIHRSKLDPSSKPLAQVFVSCNFCGKSISYSCSSVPHQGRGFSQYGVSGSPTKSKVTSCPGCRKPLPRCALCLINMGTPVSSCPGGSKSDEKVDLSKDKKLAQFNNWFTWCHNCRHGGHAGHMLSWFRDHAECPVSACTCKCMQLDTTGNLVPAETVQP